aaattgtacACCTTTCTGAGTACTGTGATGAAATTTCACACCATCCCACCTCACCCTGCCTGTGATGTGAACCATCCCTTTGACTAGTGTACATGCTACACTATGCTAGCTGCCCTTAGTGACTTGGTAGCTGTCTGTTATCAGATGGACTACTACAGTATCACAGTGCTGGTGTTCAAGGAATCCTCACTTTACTTAATAATGGCTTCAAAGCACAGGGTACTGTTGTTGGCAATTTGGATATGCCAAAGAAAAGCTATAAAGttcttcctttaagtgaaaagatGAAAGTTCTCAACTtagtagggaaggaaaaaattgTATGCTGTAGTTTCTAAGATCTATTGTGGGAACGAATTTTCTATCTATGAAAttgcaaagaaggaaaaagaaatccatGCTAGTTTGCTGTCACATCTCAAATTGCAGAAGTCATAGCCACAGTGTGAGATAAGTACTttgttaagatggaaaaggcattaaagcTGTAGGTGGAAGATATGAACAGAAAACAGGTTTCGGTACAATCAGTGGTTTCAGGCATCCAGTGGGGGTCTTGGAATGTATCCCCCACAGATAATAGGAGACTCCTATAGTTATTGTTGCAAATTCTCCAAATAAACATATTATACCATGtacattaagaaataaatgtatttatatttatataaacaataaaaatagggtttatttttaaaagaccaatggtaaattatataaaaaagatttttctcaaaaagaaaattaaaaatgttaagaaaatatatttagtttACAACGTTTGCAAAATGAGTTGCAAAGACTGAAATTGCTGAAAATCACCGACAAGTACAAATagtttttaaagagaataaatttaatcatgtggggtatttttaaaataaattttgttattgGGGATCAATATGAATTAATGTCAAGGCCGTACAAACAAGGTGACTTTTTCCCATAATATTTATATGACAAATAAATTTAAGTGATAAAAGATATTTATCATATACCTACATTTTTAGGTAATACTTTTTAGTATATTTTTGGAACTACTGAGATCTAAAATGTGTTAAAAATACTAGAACAACAgtcatatttttattcttcaacaACTTAAacttcatttccattttgtataattatttttcctAAGTGAATGTgctaaaaaaaacacacacacacacacacatacagattgTTCAAGGAGCATAATTGTTTGGCTAAAATAATCATCTATGTCTatataataattctaaaataaattagAATGTATATGTTTTAAGTGACTGTGTCCCAAATTGAAGTACATTAGTGGCAGAGAATTCACTGACACAAGTTTTCACCCATATCTTTACATACAAAACTAGGTTCTTATCTCTGATCTAGGCTCTTTGCCTTCTTCCCAGTCAGCTCCTGCTACAACTGTTAGGAATAGCAGTGCAGTCAAGGCTGATCTCTGAAATTGCTTTGTATTATACTCAAATATTCCTATatttataagttattaaatatcaTGACTACATGCAATATCCCTGATAAAAATATCATATGGAATTATAAATATGAACTGTGATTAATTTTGAGGCTCCATTCCTAAATTCATGCCagcttccatttttcttccttaagTCCACCAATTTCTTTAGAACTTTTTACTTTTTCCCAACTTTTATGACTAAACAGTACATTCCTTCCCAGGAATATATATTCTACCAagaagcagaattttatttttgtgcatCTACTGGAGCTAATGTGTATGGTGGAAGACATTGAAACCTTATTACCTTGCCAGTCCAGAGCAGTGAGCTGGGCTCATTCAGGAACTAACCCTATATGCCAGCATTACTTACAGCTGTTTCTCAGTAAAACTGTCAATTACTATCTGAAATTTTTAAAGTCCCATAAAAATAGCTAATTAGCAAAAGCTAAATGCTAAAAGCTAAAAATGGAGCACAATGTTTCTAAATGAGCTAGTAATAGGTAAGGTTACCAACCTTTCACTGGTACCATATCCAAGTAAACATAATAGGAAGCTGGGTTCCTTCACACAGAGCTCACAGACCACCCTAACCACTAGTCACGATGAATTGGCAGAGTCATGGCTAATCTTGAGGACTGGGGGCTTTTTTCAATAGTCAGTAAAGAAGAAACAATTTGAAAATTatctagcaaatatttatttcttcattattcGTCTCAAGGCACCTATAACCTCTTTGTTCCTCAGGCTATAAATAAAAGGATTTAGTAGAGGAATTATTattgtataaaataaagaatacattttGTCATGATCTTCAGAGGGGGCAGACCTAGGACGCACATACATGAAGAAGAGAGTGCCATAGAACAAGGAAACAGAGAGCAGGTGGGCACTGCACGTGGAGAAGGCTTTGCTCATGCCATTTTCAGACTTCTTTTTCAGGATGGCAAAGAGGACATGGGTGTAAGAGACCATGATGGTCATAAAAGTGAAGACTTGTATAAAGGCTGAAAAGATGAAAACCAGAAGTATATTAACTGTAGGATCAGTGCAAGAAATTTTGAACAGTTGTAAAATTTCACagtaaaaataatgtattatgtTAGACCTGCAGAAAGTTAATCTAAATAACAAACCCACATGAATTgctgaatgtagaaaacaaatgaaatatgagACACCTATAAACTGAATGCAGAGTCTGGTGGACATCACCACTGGATAAAGCAAGGGGTTCCAtatggccacatagcggtcataggccatcactACCAGGAGGAAACATTCTGTAGTTGCACtggaagcaaaaaaataaaattgagcaaTGCATTCAACCATGGATATTGTGTGATCCTTAGATAAAAAATTCATCAGCATCTTGGGGGTCACGGAGGATGAAGAACAGGCATCTGCAAAGGCTAAACTGcccaggaagaagtacatgggggtgtgaaGGTGGGGGTCCTTCCAGATGAGAAAAATCAGCCCAAGGTTGCCCATCATAGTGGTGAGGTAGATGCCCAAGAACACCAGAAACAGGGGAACCTGCAGCCCTGGAAGATCTGAAAGTCTTGTGAGAACAAACTCAGTCACCAGTGTCTTGTTTTCTTCTGCCATATCTGACCTGGCTGATCactaaaatgaaagaataagtgaGGAAACATTcacaaaaaaatcattaaaacagtgaaattatatGAGATTAACATATTCATAAGAGATGCTTCTCATTTAATTGGTAGTTACTAATTTTTACCTCCattcatctacttttatatacattcaaaattattcataataaaaagtttttaaattatattcaccTAAGTTGACAAGTAAATATAATGCAGATTCCTTTCAATCTAACATGGGTTAGATACAGGTTTTAGAACTGTATATACTCATCTTAAAACtcatatggaagaaaagaattcCCATTTTTCCCAAGAAAAATATAGATATTAAGAGTAGTCAAGAATACCAGAATTGATGTTGAACTATAATATAgagatacattaagaacaaatATAATGTTCTGTGTCATCAAAACATTAAGATAGTGCATAAGAAGAGGCAAGAGAATCAGCGCAAtggaatagagagctcagaaatagaaAGGAATGTGGCAGAAGACAAGTTCATTAGGAAACAGGTGATTGATTTAATGGACTCTGCAGACTGTTGTCTGGAAGTAAGACTAGGCTCCTACCTAACACCATGAATATTTTCTAAGAAATTTAGGAGACAATAATGTAACATGGAGAATAGAGAAATCCTTATCCAAGAGAAGAAAGTCAGtataaaaatataagtatatatagtTTGAATGAATATCAAAATAATACCTAACAGAGTCAAAGGGCATATAATAGGCTGGGAAATATATTTTACCATGTATATGGAAGACATCTATTTAtgtgtataatataaaaataactgttAGGTTTAGATAAGAAAAGgcaaataatataaaagaagaatGAGTAAAGCATGTGAATAAGCAAGTTTACAGATGAACAaatcaaaataatcaataaataaaatgaaaagatgcccaaattTCTGTCATAGATAGatacatgtgtgtatgcacagacacacacacatagatacatcCTTTCTCATGAATCAGaataggagaaataaaaatgaataaaaatactcACTGCTGACTGAGGTGAGAAAAGTGGGACTCTCATATTTTACTTGTAGAAATATGAATTTCAACAGCCTTTTTAAACGGCAATTTTATATGatcctatttaattttttaatatatatacccTTTCACTACCATTCTCTTTTAGATATGTCCTAGAAATAAAAACACCACTACACAAagataaacatacaaagaataatcAGTGCATTATTGTTTAAGGTAGCAAAGACCAGTTTGGTCTTTTGGTCTTCACCAACAGTGAAATGGTTAAACCAATCACACTACATTCATAttatggaatataattcagccatgaaaaagagctATTCTACctgattttgattttgaaattCCACAATGTACAGTTATCTGAGAAAAGTAAGATACAAAGAAGTGTAAAAATTATGATCTCATCattgtaaaataaagaaatgtactTTTAAATCTCTCTTTTATAGGGAGAAATACATGAGTAATAGACA
This portion of the Vicugna pacos chromosome 1, VicPac4, whole genome shotgun sequence genome encodes:
- the LOC102537902 gene encoding olfactory receptor 5AC1-like, which produces MAEENKTLVTEFVLTRLSDLPGLQVPLFLVFLGIYLTTMMGNLGLIFLIWKDPHLHTPMYFFLGSLAFADACSSSSVTPKMLMNFLSKDHTISMVECIAQFYFFASSATTECFLLVVMAYDRYVAIWNPLLYPVVMSTRLCIQFIGVSYFICFLHSAIHVGLLFRLTFCRSNIIHYFYCEILQLFKISCTDPTVNILLVFIFSAFIQVFTFMTIMVSYTHVLFAILKKKSENGMSKAFSTCSAHLLSVSLFYGTLFFMYVRPRSAPSEDHDKMYSLFYTIIIPLLNPFIYSLRNKEVIGALRRIMKK